CCTTGAGCTAATATCTACAAAAATCAGTATTTTAAAGTGTTCATCAAATGGTTTAAGCTCATCAAATACCTGTTTTACTAGCCTATCTTTATCAAATTTAATAAAACAAATAGGGTTTTTCGTATCTAAAAAATACTGCTTTAACTCTAAAATATTTTTATTTATACTTTTAAATTTAACTAGCAACTCATCATCGCTTATTAAATTTGGTGCGCTTGATGAGTTATCATTACTTGCGTCGATACCTAGTTTGCCACCAAAACAAGCATTTGAACTAGCGTGGTCAAGCTGGTCGCAAATACCACTAGTTATCAGCATACTTTGTGGTGAAAAACGGTTTAAAATATATTTAGTAAGATTTTCGTAGTCATCAAGACGAGGCGCGTTTGATGGCACAAAAATGGCGTGTTTTACAAAACTCATCTGTCCAACTCCCCAAAACGCGTGCATAAGCTGCGTAGCGTGAGCTGGATAAAGCGCATTAAATTTAGCTAAAATCAGATTATGAAAAACCCCATTTTCAGGCATTTTATAATCGATCAAATCAGGCACACTAGTCTGTAAAAGTGGCAAAAATATCCGCTCAGTTGCATATCCCATAAATTTATCTTCAAGTGGCGGTTTTCCGACGACTGTTGCGTGAAAGATAGGATTTTTCTTATGAGTTATTTTTGTAACTTCCATAACCGGAAATGGTTCTACTGGCGTGTAAAATCCTGTATGGTCGCCAAATTTTCCTTCGTCTTTTAGTCTATTTGTATCTACAAATCCCTCTATAACATAGTCTGCGTCATATGGAATAAAAATATCGTTTGTGAGAGATTTAACTAGTTTTGCCGGAGTTTTTCTGATGAATCCATAAAGCATCAGCTCAAAAATATTTTTTGGAAGTGGAGCTTGACCACACCATATATATAGCGGATCGCCCCCAATCGCTACGCTTACTGGCATTTTAATACCCGCTTTTTTATATTTATGAAAGAAATGAGCAGCGTCTTTGTGAATTTGCCAGTGCATTCCAAGCTCGTTTTTGCTATGGACTTGCAAGCGGTACATACCTAAATTTTGCGTATTTGAGTCTAGATCTTTTGTATAAACTTGACCCATCGTGACAAACGCTCCGCCATCTTCTTCCCAAGTTTTAAGTATCGGCAGATCATATAAATTTGGCTCTTTAAATTCGCACTCTTGAGAAACGCCTTTAGTTTTTAAACGTTTTGGAAATACCGATCTTAAGCTTAAAAGATAGGTGAAAAAATCTATTTTTTCTTTAAATGTAGAAGGTTTCGTCGGTTTTAGTAGTTTTTCTATCTCTTTTGCTATTTCGTTGCTATCTTTTTTAAGTATTAAATTTAAAGCTTTAAAGCTTCCAAAAGTATTTGTTAAAACAGGGGCAAATTTTTTTCCGTTTTTATCAGTAGGATTTGTGAAAAGTAGAGCTTTTGAGTTATTTTTTTTAACTTCTACATAGCTTAGATGAGCTATCTCAAGATCTATATCGCAAGGCTTGTCTATTATCTTTAAAAGACCATTTTTATCTAATAAATCAATATATTTTTGCATATTTTTTCCAAAATTTTATTTTGGATAATATCAAAAAAGAAATTTGAACTAGTTTAAATCGAGATCTAAACTCATCTCATTCGGTATTAAATTTGGCAGAGTCGTATTTTTAGTGCTATACGACTCTTGCAAAACAAAATACCGCAAAAGTTACTTTGTTTTTATACCTATCCATTTATTAAAATCTCTCACAAAACATCCTTTATTTGAAAATAATTTTCAAATAGTAACCAAATTTGACTTAAATTTATATTATAAAATGATATCTATTATCATAAAAGATAAAAGAAAGTATAGCCTTGTATTAATACTTTATATTAATAAATATTTAAATTTGATATCCCCCCCCACCACAAAAAACAAAAAACTTCTCAATTGTTAAGCATATTTAATCTATATTTAAGCTTAACTCTTATATAATTCCAACTCACGAAATGAGAAACACCTTTTAACTCTTCTAGTTAGAAATCATTTTTTTTATTTTCGATGTTTTTTAAATTTATAAATGTTAAACTATCTTTTATAGTCAATCTTTGAAATCTAAACAAGTGATCGATTGAGCCAAGCAATTTTAATTATTAATTGCTAATTTAATAGTTACAAATAATTAAGTTTTTAGATTAAAACTTCAACATAAAATCCTTAATTTAGATTGCGTAAGCAATCTTTGTCTTTAGGGATTGGTTCTTAGCGGCAGCTTTGCTGACGCGTTAAAGAACATAAAAATGGAGAGTTTGATCCTGGCTCAGAGTGAACGCTGGCGGCGTGCCTAATACATGCAAGTCGAACGGACAAGTAAGAGCTTGCTCTTATGAGTTAGTGGCGCACGGGTGAGTAATGTATAGTTAATCTGCCCTATGCTGGAGGACAACAGTTAGAAATGACTGCTAATACTCCATACTCCTTCTTAACACAAGTTAAGTCGGGAAAGTAGCTCTTAATAATGCATATAAAATGGATTTTAAAACAAAAAGCTAAAAAGATAACAATGAGCTTTTTTGAAGCTTTACATAAGTAAGGCAAGAAAAAGTGAAGCAGTTAGCTTTTAAAGATTTTTGTAAAAATTCTAAATTATAAAATAGTTTTTAAATTAAAAATATTTTCTTTAAAAGAGATTAATAAAAGTAATTTTAAAACTTTTTTATATGTATTATTAAGAGCTCTCGGCATAGGATGAGACTATATTGTATCAGCTAGTTGGTGAGGTAATGGCTCACCAAGGCTATGACGCATAACTGGTCTGAGAGGATGATCAGTCACACTGGAACTGAGACACGGTCCAGACTCCTACGGGAGGCAGCAGTAGGGAATATTGCTCAATGGGGGAAACCCTGAAGCAGCAACGCCGCGTGGAGGATGACACTTTTCGGAGCGTAAACTCCTTTTGTTAGGGAAGAATAATGACGGTACCTAACGAATAAGCACCGGCTAACTCCGTGCCAGCAGCCGCGGTAATACGGAGGGTGCAAGCGTTACTCGGAATCACTGGGCGTAAAGGACGCGTAGGCGGATTATCAAGTCTTTTGTGAAATCTAATGGCTTAACCATTAAACTGCTTGAGAAACTGATAATCTAGAGTGAGGGAGAGGCAGATGGAACTGGTGGTGTAGGGGTAAAATCCGTAGAGATCACCAAGAATACCCATTGCGAAGGCGATCTGCTAGAACTCAACTGACGCTAATGCGTGAAAGCGTGGGGAGCAAACAGGATTAGATACCCTGGTAGTCCACGCCCTAAACGATGTATACTCGTTGTTGCTCTGCTAGTCAGGGCAGTAATTCAGCTAACGCATTAAGTATACCGCCTGGGGAGTACGGTCGCAAGATTAAAACTCAAAGGAATAGACGGGGACCCGCACAAGCGGTGGAGCATGTGGTTTAATTCGAGGATACGCGAAGAACCTTACCTGGGCTTGATATCCTAAGAACCTCTTAGAGATAAGAGGGTGCTAGCTTGCTAGAACTTAGAGACAGGTGCTGCACGGCTGTCGTCA
The sequence above is a segment of the Campylobacter hyointestinalis subsp. lawsonii genome. Coding sequences within it:
- a CDS encoding menaquinone biosynthesis decarboxylase, coding for MQKYIDLLDKNGLLKIIDKPCDIDLEIAHLSYVEVKKNNSKALLFTNPTDKNGKKFAPVLTNTFGSFKALNLILKKDSNEIAKEIEKLLKPTKPSTFKEKIDFFTYLLSLRSVFPKRLKTKGVSQECEFKEPNLYDLPILKTWEEDGGAFVTMGQVYTKDLDSNTQNLGMYRLQVHSKNELGMHWQIHKDAAHFFHKYKKAGIKMPVSVAIGGDPLYIWCGQAPLPKNIFELMLYGFIRKTPAKLVKSLTNDIFIPYDADYVIEGFVDTNRLKDEGKFGDHTGFYTPVEPFPVMEVTKITHKKNPIFHATVVGKPPLEDKFMGYATERIFLPLLQTSVPDLIDYKMPENGVFHNLILAKFNALYPAHATQLMHAFWGVGQMSFVKHAIFVPSNAPRLDDYENLTKYILNRFSPQSMLITSGICDQLDHASSNACFGGKLGIDASNDNSSSAPNLISDDELLVKFKSINKNILELKQYFLDTKNPICFIKFDKDRLVKQVFDELKPFDEHFKILIFVDISSRLENLYMLVWRITNNIDAKRDIFIRNELVCIEATSKFELDGYTREWPKETNCSREVIENLIKKGVLERDEELFEKFEIFG